A genomic region of Lysinibacillus sp. 2017 contains the following coding sequences:
- a CDS encoding response regulator transcription factor produces the protein MEEILLVEDDREIARIIKDTLTNEGYHVAWATTGLEGLADFYTANFDLLIVDWMLPEMEGLSLIEHIRLQSDVPIIMISAKSEDSDKVTGLQEADDYLAKPFSLEELKARVRSQLKRWRRYHKVPEDRVIHFANGLQIDWQQERVYLKENEINLTQKEFALLKVLAQNPFELFTKEALYTHVWQQVELDQTHTVTVHIKALREKLQDPVKSPYFIQTVWGKGYRFVGEPL, from the coding sequence ATGGAAGAGATTTTACTAGTGGAAGATGATCGTGAAATTGCACGAATAATAAAAGATACATTAACGAACGAAGGTTATCATGTCGCATGGGCAACGACAGGTTTAGAAGGATTAGCGGACTTTTATACCGCAAACTTTGACTTATTAATTGTTGATTGGATGCTACCTGAAATGGAGGGACTATCATTAATTGAGCATATTCGCCTGCAAAGTGATGTACCCATTATTATGATTAGTGCTAAAAGCGAAGATTCAGATAAGGTGACTGGCTTACAGGAGGCAGACGATTATTTAGCGAAGCCGTTTTCACTTGAGGAATTAAAGGCTCGTGTACGTTCTCAGCTAAAACGTTGGCGCCGCTATCACAAAGTACCAGAAGACAGGGTTATTCATTTTGCGAATGGTTTACAAATTGATTGGCAACAAGAGCGTGTGTACTTGAAGGAAAACGAAATCAATTTAACGCAAAAGGAATTCGCGCTACTGAAAGTTCTTGCACAAAATCCATTTGAACTCTTCACAAAGGAAGCTCTGTACACCCATGTTTGGCAACAGGTCGAACTCGATCAAACACATACCGTAACGGTGCACATTAAAGCATTACGCGAAAAACTACAAGATCCTGTGAAAAGCCCCTATTTCATTCAAACTGTTTGGGGCAAGGGCTACCGATTCGTAGGTGAACCTTTGTGA